The Melioribacteraceae bacterium 4301-Me genome contains the following window.
TTAGTAATACAGATGACACCCAAGAGCAATTATACCTTATTAGCTTATAAAAAATGATGTCTAAGAAATAAGCTAATCCACAAATAGAATCCACCACTCCACAATGTGGTGAATACTCATCGTGGGTGGTGAATTCTCAAAGGTTGAGTTTCTGTGAAGTATGGTCATATTACTAAGGTTGGAGAAAAAAGACTAAGGTTTTTATGAAGGGAGATATTTTATAAATGTGAGTAAAGGAAAGAACATCGCATAACCTTAAAAAGAAAATTAAGTTGTTAACAGAGGTAACCTTAGTAACAGAGCATTTTCCCGATTGAGAATTAACCTTATTAGCTTATTTAAGTAGACATGGTCAAATAATCCTGTGCGAAAAAAGAAAGAATTTTGATTCTATCATAGAAGGTATATAAACAAAACAATTTACATGATAAAATTTTAGTCGAAAAAAGCAATTTTTTAAACTTCACAAATTCCTTGACAAAGAGAGCACCTTATGTTAAATTCATGTAAAAAATTACAGTTTTTGTTGAAAATCATTAGCCAGTGGCGCTTAATAAAAAATGAATAAAGAATTTAATAATGGAATATTCCCCAGCTCAAGAAGGGGAAGTTTCATGTGTTCTTTTTTAAAAACTCTGTTCTTTAAACCAAAAAATGTTTTTAACAAACTAAAAAAGGAGGAGGATATTGGAAATTTTTTTACAAAGTAACTCACCTAATGTACCTATCATTATTTAATCAATTAAAATGGAGAGAAAAATGCCAAAGGAAAATTTTTACTTTTTTTTGCTCTATTATGGTTAATAGTTTAATTAACATTTTGGAGGTTTTCTTATAATTATGTTAAACACAATATCAAAATGTTTCATGGTATTTAAAAATTATTTAGAAGGAGGCTGTATGAAAAAAGCTGATAAATTTAAGCTACTTACTTTTTTTAGTATCAGCTTAACTATCTTTTTGAGCAGTTGTATTGATACAGGTGTACAGATAATACCCGATAGTTTCAACTTGAGGACACAGTTCAAAATCGTTAATTTGAATACCAATGTCGGGAATGCATCGTTTACTATTAAAGACAATGCAGGTGCCACTGTTACCACTGTATCTAACTTAGCTGCCGGCAGCGAATATCCGGCAAGTGGACAGCCATTTTTTGATACCCCGGCTGGTTCAAAGACGTTTAGTATAACTTATTCTGGAATTAGTGCAACTGACGAAATTAAGCAAACACTCCCTTCAGATAAAAAAATTAGAATTTTTCTGATTGGAGATGCAGGAACCAGAACACTTGTATACTCTTCACAACGTTACCTTGAAGCAGAAAAAGGTACAGATTTAGGGAAATCAATTTTCCTCCCAGATACAACTTCAGTTTACATCTTTAATGGTTCTACCGACGTAACTATCGACAGTGTTAATTTTAATGGAGGTGGCGTTAATAAGACTCTTACTACAGCAGTAGCAGCTGGAAAGGGAAGTGGTAAGTATAGCAATATAAAAACCGCTGCAAGCTACAATGTGACAATTTATTCAGGTGGCTCTGCAGTTTCAACCTTTACAATGAATGCACAGTCTGAAAGCAGATATACTTTAGTTTTGTTCGGTTCTAAAGCTGCTAATAATTTGCAAGGTAAAGTATTTCTTGATGATTAGTAACAAAAAGTTTAATAAAACTATTTCGGAGGTAAATAATATGTTTCGAAAAATTATTTCGTTAATGAGTTTTATTTTACTATTTGCATCGGTTGTGCTGGCTCAAACAGGTAGAATTTCTGGAACTGTTATAGACCAGCAAACAGGTGAACCTTTAGTTGGTACAAACGTTATTGTTATGGGTACCAACTATGGCTCAACTACCGATGCTAATGGTAACTTTTTAATAACTCAAGTACCTGTTGGTGTTTACGATGTGAGAGCTTCTTACATCGGGTATCAGACAGTTACTATTCAAAATATAAGAGTAGTTTCTGGCTTAACTGCAGAGGTTAATTTTAAACTCCCTTCAAGTGATATTGTAACTTCTGAAGTCGTTATTGTCTCTCAAAGACCTCTAATAGAAAAAAGCGCAACTAATGCTGTAAGAATTGTCAGCGCTGAGGATTTAACTGCACTGCCTGTTAGAAGTCTTAATGACTATGTTGCTATACAACCTGGTGTTGTTAGACAAAATGGTATGACTTTTATACGAGGAAGTAGACCTGATGAAACTGGATACATACTCGAAGGTGCTGATATTAAAAATATATTAAATAGAAATGGAGGCTTCCTTGTTACTTCTACTCCAGATGCTTTACAGGAAGTTTTAGTACAAGCTGGCGGCTTTACTGCCGAATATGGCAATGCAAACGCTGGTATTATACAGCAAGACTTTAAAACCGGAACCGATAAGTACCATTTTTCTTTAAGATTGGAAACTGACAATTTTGGCAATTATCCGGGCGATCAATTCCTTGATACTTATTCTTATGGATACTCAGATTACACTTTTACTGTAAGCGGACCGGTTACAAACAAATTAAAACTCTTTTTATCCGGTGAAAATTATTTTATTAGAGATTACTCACCTATGTTCTTTGATGCTAACCCACTTTATTATTCAGATGGTGCTAGGTTCGACAATACTAAAGTTTATGACTCTGGAATTTATGGAGGTAAAACTACAGAAGGTCAAATATTGACATGGTCGGGTGGTAATATACCAGGCAGATTTCAAAATCGTTATACACTTAATGGAACTGCTCTGTTGGATATGAAGCCCTTAATTGTTAGATTAGCTGGTGCATATACTTGGCAGAGAACGAGGACTAATGATCCTAACGTTATAAATTTATTTGATACACAAAGATTACCTATTAATGATGCTACAAATTTGTTGTTGAACTTAAAGGCAAATTATTTTATTAGTGCTCATTCTTACTTAGAAGCCAATGTTAATTTCTTCGACCAAAGAGGAAAAACTTATGACCCATATTTTGAAGATAATTTTCCTGCATATAGTGATAGTTTGTTAGGAGTTCAATATGGGTGGACTTATTATAATCGCTTCTCTTCACCAGTTGCTTATGACTTCTATGGATTTCCATTTAATAGACCGGGTGCAGTATTAACAGGTTACTCAAAGAGCCAAAACAATTATATCGGAGGTTCAATTGCTTATACAGCACAAGTTTCGAATCATGAATTAAAAATTGGCGGGTCATTTCAACGGTGGACAGTAAGAAGCTGGGCTAATGGTGCTCCTGCAACTTTTTTATCCACAATATTGCAACAGCCTGATAAGGCTAATAATCCAGATTCTTTACTTCAGTTAATTGGTTCTTCGTTGTATTTTAATTTTAATAATTATGGATATGACCCACTAGGAAGAGAAACAGATGCATATCCATTTGGACCAAAACACCCTGTTATTGCTGCAGGTTATGTCCAAGATAAGCTTGAGCTAAGTGATTTGATTATTAATGCCGGCTTACGATTTGACTACATTGATATGGATACATGGAAATGGGTTAATCCTTTATTGCCTGTAGTTAATAGAAAAGATAATTCTATCCCTCAAGATCAACTTACTTCTAGCACTAAATACAGCTACATTTCTCCTAGGCTTGGATTTTCATTCCCTGTTACTGATCAGACAGTATTTCATTTACAATACGGTAAATTTATCCAATCGCCTAGCTTAGATCAGGCCTATAGAGGTATTTATCAGTCAGCGGCTATCTTGACAGGAAGTAACTTATTTACAAACCCTATTGCTTATGATCCAGAGCCAATTAGAACTACTCAATATGAAATTGGTTTTTCACAACAGTTTACAGATTTTGCTGCGTTTGATTTAACTGCGTTTTATAAAGACATAAAAGGACAGCTACAGTATGGTTATGTTTATACATTACCAGGCGCCCCAAGAGCACAATACGCTGTATTTCAAAACCAAGACTTTTCAACAACTAAAGGTATTGAGTTAAGTCTGAAAATTAGAAGAGTTGAAAGAATAAGAGCGGAAATTAATTACACTTTCTCGGATGCTTCTGGTACTAACTCGTTTTCCAATAGTGCTATTGGTTCGTTGGAAGTAAATAAAAATGCGCCTACAGTTCTTTTACCACTTGACTATAATCAAACTCACAGAGGCGCAGTAATGCTGGATTACAGATGGGGTAAAGATGACGGTGGACCAATTCTTGAACAGCTTGGTTTTAATTTATTATTTACATTTAATAGCGGTCATCCATTTACTTTTGCTGAATGGCCAGGCTTAGGTCAAAGTCAAGCTTGGACTGGCGGCTTAATACCTGCAACTGATACGAGAGGAAGAAGACCAATAGGACCGCCAAATTCTTCTACAACCCCTTGGGTATATAACCTTGACCTAAGAGTAGACAAAACTGTTTCCATATTTAATTTGGATGTTAATTTCTATGTTTACGTCCAAAACTTATTAAATACCAAAAATGTAATAAATGTTTATGACTTTACAGGCAATGCATTCGATGATGGGTTCTTAAATTCTGCTGATGGTCAACAAATTATATCACAAAGCAGATATACTGAAAGATTTGCCGATTTGTATAATGCCCTGAATCTTACAAATAGACAGCATATACTAAATGTGAAAGGTGTGGATTTATTTGGTACACCACGACAATTACGTGTCGGTGCGTTTATTAATTTTTAATTTAACGAAGTTCTGTTACCTCATGAAAATTAAAAACTTGTGGAGGTTTTTTATATGAGAAAATACAATTATATAACATTATTACTTTTGACTTTTTCCCTTTCATTTTACAGCGTGGATGCTTTTGCTAAAGGTGAAGGGAAAAGCAAGGTAAATATTCAACGTTTT
Protein-coding sequences here:
- a CDS encoding TonB-dependent receptor domain-containing protein yields the protein MFRKIISLMSFILLFASVVLAQTGRISGTVIDQQTGEPLVGTNVIVMGTNYGSTTDANGNFLITQVPVGVYDVRASYIGYQTVTIQNIRVVSGLTAEVNFKLPSSDIVTSEVVIVSQRPLIEKSATNAVRIVSAEDLTALPVRSLNDYVAIQPGVVRQNGMTFIRGSRPDETGYILEGADIKNILNRNGGFLVTSTPDALQEVLVQAGGFTAEYGNANAGIIQQDFKTGTDKYHFSLRLETDNFGNYPGDQFLDTYSYGYSDYTFTVSGPVTNKLKLFLSGENYFIRDYSPMFFDANPLYYSDGARFDNTKVYDSGIYGGKTTEGQILTWSGGNIPGRFQNRYTLNGTALLDMKPLIVRLAGAYTWQRTRTNDPNVINLFDTQRLPINDATNLLLNLKANYFISAHSYLEANVNFFDQRGKTYDPYFEDNFPAYSDSLLGVQYGWTYYNRFSSPVAYDFYGFPFNRPGAVLTGYSKSQNNYIGGSIAYTAQVSNHELKIGGSFQRWTVRSWANGAPATFLSTILQQPDKANNPDSLLQLIGSSLYFNFNNYGYDPLGRETDAYPFGPKHPVIAAGYVQDKLELSDLIINAGLRFDYIDMDTWKWVNPLLPVVNRKDNSIPQDQLTSSTKYSYISPRLGFSFPVTDQTVFHLQYGKFIQSPSLDQAYRGIYQSAAILTGSNLFTNPIAYDPEPIRTTQYEIGFSQQFTDFAAFDLTAFYKDIKGQLQYGYVYTLPGAPRAQYAVFQNQDFSTTKGIELSLKIRRVERIRAEINYTFSDASGTNSFSNSAIGSLEVNKNAPTVLLPLDYNQTHRGAVMLDYRWGKDDGGPILEQLGFNLLFTFNSGHPFTFAEWPGLGQSQAWTGGLIPATDTRGRRPIGPPNSSTTPWVYNLDLRVDKTVSIFNLDVNFYVYVQNLLNTKNVINVYDFTGNAFDDGFLNSADGQQIISQSRYTERFADLYNALNLTNRQHILNVKGVDLFGTPRQLRVGAFINF